One region of Cyanobium sp. M30B3 genomic DNA includes:
- the mutT gene encoding 8-oxo-dGTP diphosphatase MutT: MRAAATTQPRTPALAVELNANLSGLGADAPELRRQLQTWWELHGRHAIPWKLRPDGSRPADGEAIDPYGVLVAEVMLQQTQLQVVLPYWQRWMAAFPSLEALAAAEEHDVLLLWQGLGYYSRARRLHQGARQLLQAGSASAEAAADPWPRTLEGWLALPGIGRSTAGSILSSAFDLPFAILDGNVKRVLARLIVSPRPPARELQGFWQLSELLLDPQRPRAFNQALMDLGATVCTPRNPSCGRCPWQGHCAAYAAGYPAAYPVKDAPRELPFQVIGVGVVRNGAGEVLIDQRLNEGLLGGLWEFPGGKQEPGEAIEATIVRELQEELAIEAEVGEELIVVDHAYSHKKLRFVVHLCTWLSGEPQPLASQQVRWVRPEQLAEFPFPAANARIIAALLKRLDLAGCSADAGADASQPEETRPAA; the protein is encoded by the coding sequence ATGCGTGCTGCCGCCACCACCCAACCCCGGACTCCTGCGTTGGCGGTTGAGCTGAACGCGAACCTGAGCGGGCTGGGTGCCGACGCGCCCGAGCTGCGCCGCCAGCTGCAGACCTGGTGGGAGCTGCATGGCCGCCATGCCATCCCCTGGAAGCTGCGCCCCGACGGCAGCCGGCCCGCCGATGGTGAGGCAATCGATCCCTACGGCGTGTTAGTGGCCGAGGTGATGCTGCAGCAGACCCAGCTGCAGGTGGTGCTGCCCTACTGGCAGCGCTGGATGGCCGCCTTCCCTTCCCTGGAGGCCCTGGCGGCAGCTGAGGAGCACGACGTGCTGCTGCTCTGGCAGGGCCTGGGCTACTACTCCCGCGCCCGCCGGCTGCACCAGGGGGCGCGGCAGTTGTTGCAAGCCGGGAGTGCGAGCGCGGAAGCCGCCGCAGACCCCTGGCCCCGCACGCTCGAGGGCTGGCTGGCCCTGCCGGGGATCGGCCGCAGCACCGCCGGCAGCATCCTCTCCTCGGCCTTCGACCTGCCCTTCGCGATCCTCGATGGCAACGTCAAGCGGGTGCTGGCGCGGCTGATCGTGAGCCCCAGGCCGCCGGCGCGGGAGCTCCAGGGGTTCTGGCAACTGAGTGAGCTGCTGCTCGACCCGCAGCGGCCCCGGGCCTTCAACCAGGCGCTGATGGACCTGGGCGCCACCGTCTGCACGCCTCGAAACCCCAGCTGCGGCCGCTGTCCCTGGCAGGGGCACTGCGCTGCTTACGCTGCCGGCTACCCCGCCGCCTACCCCGTGAAAGACGCCCCGCGCGAGCTGCCGTTCCAGGTGATCGGCGTGGGGGTGGTGCGCAACGGGGCCGGTGAGGTGTTGATCGACCAGCGGCTCAACGAGGGGCTGCTGGGCGGGCTGTGGGAGTTTCCCGGCGGCAAGCAGGAGCCGGGCGAGGCGATCGAGGCCACCATCGTCCGCGAGCTGCAGGAGGAGCTGGCGATCGAGGCCGAGGTGGGCGAGGAACTGATCGTGGTGGACCACGCCTACAGCCACAAGAAGCTGCGCTTCGTGGTGCATCTGTGCACCTGGCTGAGCGGCGAGCCCCAGCCGCTGGCGTCGCAGCAGGTGCGCTGGGTACGCCCCGAGCAGCTCGCGGAGTTTCCCTTCCCCGCCGCCAATGCGCGGATCATTGCCGCCCTGCTGAAGCGGCTGGATTTGGCTGGCTGTTCGGCTGACGCCGGCGCCGATGCCTCCCAACCTGAGGAGACTCGCCCGGCCGCCTGA
- a CDS encoding carbohydrate kinase — protein MPDQSASSGPAPVSAPQVLCLGEALVDRLGPPGGDPAGDGPCDDRLGGAPANVACALARLGTPSAFLGRLGRDAIGAAFAALLAEREVDTSALQWDDERPSRVVLVRRDAAGERQFGGFAAGAGAADGFADQALDGDALSAALGPLLAAARWLLAGTIPLASPAAASALQRAVRQAAAAGVPLALDVNWRPTFWDPAADPASGPTAAQAAVIQPLLHQAALLKCAREESQWLFGTADPGVVSAALPQRPAVLITDGAAPLRWWLAGAAGELPAFRVPVVDTTGAGDAFTAGLLHGLVATPALLAAASTAQALELMRFASACGALVCQGSGAIDPQPGSAQVGAFLAAAGSA, from the coding sequence ATGCCCGATCAATCCGCCAGTTCGGGACCAGCGCCAGTTTCAGCCCCGCAGGTGCTCTGCCTGGGCGAGGCGCTGGTGGATCGGCTGGGGCCGCCCGGTGGGGATCCGGCCGGCGATGGCCCGTGCGACGACCGCCTCGGCGGCGCCCCCGCCAACGTGGCCTGCGCCCTGGCCCGCCTCGGTACCCCCAGCGCCTTTCTGGGCCGGCTGGGCCGGGATGCCATCGGTGCGGCCTTCGCGGCGCTGCTGGCTGAGCGGGAGGTCGACACCTCCGCCCTGCAGTGGGATGACGAGCGCCCCTCCAGGGTGGTGCTGGTGCGGCGTGATGCGGCGGGTGAACGGCAGTTCGGCGGGTTCGCAGCTGGTGCCGGTGCGGCGGACGGCTTTGCGGATCAGGCGCTCGATGGGGATGCGTTGTCTGCCGCACTCGGGCCCCTGCTGGCGGCGGCGCGCTGGTTGCTGGCGGGCACGATCCCCCTCGCCTCGCCCGCCGCGGCGTCAGCCTTGCAGCGCGCAGTCCGCCAGGCCGCGGCGGCCGGCGTACCCCTGGCCCTCGACGTCAACTGGCGGCCCACCTTCTGGGATCCAGCGGCTGATCCCGCCAGTGGCCCCACGGCGGCCCAGGCTGCCGTGATCCAACCGCTGCTGCATCAGGCGGCGCTGCTCAAGTGCGCCCGCGAAGAGTCGCAATGGCTCTTCGGCACGGCGGATCCGGGCGTGGTGAGTGCGGCCCTGCCCCAGCGGCCGGCGGTGCTGATCACCGATGGCGCTGCGCCGCTGCGCTGGTGGTTGGCCGGGGCGGCCGGTGAGCTGCCCGCCTTCCGGGTGCCGGTGGTCGACACCACCGGCGCCGGTGATGCCTTCACGGCCGGCCTGTTGCATGGGCTGGTCGCCACCCCGGCCCTGCTCGCCGCTGCCAGCACCGCGCAGGCGCTTGAGCTGATGCGCTTCGCCAGTGCCTGCGGGGCCCTGGTGTGTCAGGGGTCTGGTGCCATCGATCCCCAGCCCGGCAGCGCGCAGGTGGGGGCTTTTCTGGCGGCGGCGGGCTCAGCCTGA
- a CDS encoding HEPN domain-containing protein yields the protein MAHPEALAMPRIARRDLKAAQVLQDSAIDEAIWGFQVQQAVEKALKAWLFHLGQDPPLIHNLTALLERIDRAGAEAKDFRCLEAFTIFAVQYRYDADPEPMGLDRSHWLLRAEQLVEHVASWLGVEA from the coding sequence ATGGCCCACCCTGAAGCCCTGGCGATGCCGCGGATCGCCCGCCGCGATCTGAAGGCGGCTCAGGTGCTGCAGGACAGCGCGATTGATGAGGCCATCTGGGGTTTTCAGGTCCAGCAGGCGGTGGAAAAGGCGCTGAAGGCCTGGCTGTTTCACCTGGGCCAGGATCCGCCCCTGATCCACAACCTGACCGCTCTGCTGGAGCGGATCGATCGCGCTGGAGCCGAAGCGAAGGACTTTCGCTGTCTGGAGGCCTTCACGATCTTCGCGGTGCAGTATCGCTACGACGCCGATCCCGAGCCCATGGGCCTGGATCGTTCCCACTGGCTCCTCCGCGCTGAGCAGCTGGTGGAGCATGTGGCGTCCTGGCTCGGTGTCGAGGCCTGA
- a CDS encoding rod shape-determining protein codes for MIRRLPARVCPVFLRRFQFSRDIGIDLGTANTLMYVSGKGIVLQEPSVVALDLERNSCLAVGEEAKLMLGRTPGNIRAVRPLRDGVIADFDAAEQMIKSFIQKGNEGRGIVAPRLVIGIPSGVTGVERRAVREAGLAGAREVHLIDEPVAAAIGAGLPVTEPVGTMIVDIGGGTTEVAVLSLSGTVLSESVRVAGDELSDAIGVYLKKVHNLVVGERTAEDIKIRIGSAFPDDEHDEISMDVRGLHLLSGLPRTINVRAGDIREAMAEPLNVIVEAVKRTLERTPPELAADIVDRGIMLAGGGALVRGISDLISHETGILTHVAEEPLLCVVQGCGMVLEDYKTLERVLDTPDFVRPMA; via the coding sequence ATGATTCGGCGCTTGCCGGCCAGGGTCTGCCCCGTGTTCCTCCGTCGCTTTCAGTTCTCCCGCGACATCGGCATTGATCTGGGCACGGCCAACACTCTCATGTACGTGTCCGGCAAGGGCATCGTGCTGCAGGAGCCCTCGGTGGTGGCCCTCGACCTGGAGCGCAATTCCTGCCTGGCGGTGGGCGAGGAAGCCAAGCTGATGCTCGGTCGCACCCCCGGCAACATCCGGGCCGTGCGTCCCCTGCGCGACGGCGTGATCGCCGACTTCGACGCCGCCGAACAGATGATCAAGTCGTTCATCCAGAAGGGCAACGAGGGCCGGGGCATCGTGGCTCCCAGGCTGGTGATCGGCATCCCCAGCGGGGTCACCGGTGTGGAGCGCCGCGCCGTGCGGGAGGCCGGTCTGGCTGGGGCCCGTGAAGTGCATCTGATCGACGAACCGGTGGCGGCGGCGATCGGTGCCGGGCTGCCGGTCACCGAGCCCGTGGGCACGATGATCGTGGACATCGGCGGCGGCACCACGGAGGTGGCTGTGCTCTCCCTGAGCGGCACCGTGTTGAGCGAATCGGTGCGGGTGGCCGGCGATGAGCTGAGCGACGCCATCGGCGTGTACCTCAAGAAGGTGCACAACCTGGTGGTGGGCGAGCGCACGGCCGAGGACATCAAGATCCGCATCGGCTCCGCTTTCCCGGACGATGAGCACGATGAGATCTCCATGGATGTGCGCGGTCTCCACCTGCTCTCCGGCCTGCCCCGCACGATCAACGTGCGTGCCGGCGACATCCGCGAGGCGATGGCTGAACCGCTCAACGTGATCGTGGAGGCGGTGAAGCGCACCCTGGAGCGCACCCCGCCGGAGCTGGCGGCCGACATCGTGGATCGCGGCATCATGCTGGCCGGCGGCGGTGCCCTGGTGCGCGGCATCAGCGACCTGATCAGCCACGAAACCGGCATCCTCACCCATGTGGCGGAGGAGCCCCTGCTGTGCGTGGTGCAGGGCTGCGGCATGGTGCTGGAGGACTACAAAACCCTGGAGCGCGTGCTCGATACGCCTGACTTCGTGCGGCCGATGGCCTGA
- a CDS encoding adenosylhomocysteinase, with protein MVATPASTASAPALQSTSTYVIADLGLAEFGRKEIAIAETEMPGLMALREKYGAEQPLKGARIAGSLHMTIQTAVLIETLVALGAEVRWASCNIFSTQDHAAAAIAAASIPVFAYKGETLDEYWAFTHRILEWHDGGTPNMILDDGGDATGLVILGTRAESDPSVLDNPSNEEETALFNSIRQKLAAQPGFYSRIKPAIQGVTEETTTGVARLYQLQKSGELPFPAINVNDSVTKSKFDNLYGCRESLVDSIKRATDVMVAGKVALVLGYGDVGKGSAQSLRGLGATVMIAEIDPICALQAAMEGYRVVRLDDVVRDVDIFVTATGNFQVIRHEHLIQMKDQAIVCNIGHFDNEIDVASLKQYPWDNIKPQVDHILLPSGNKIILLAEGRLVNLGCATGHPSFVMSNSFTNQVLAQIELFTKGEQYAKEVYVLPKHLDEMVARLHLDKIGARLTELTAEQAAYINVPVEGPYKLEHYRY; from the coding sequence ATGGTGGCCACCCCCGCCTCAACAGCCTCTGCCCCGGCGCTGCAGAGCACCAGCACCTATGTGATCGCCGATCTCGGCCTGGCCGAGTTCGGCCGCAAGGAGATCGCCATCGCCGAAACCGAGATGCCGGGCCTGATGGCCCTGCGCGAGAAGTACGGCGCCGAGCAGCCGCTCAAGGGCGCCCGCATCGCGGGTTCCCTGCACATGACGATTCAGACCGCCGTTCTGATCGAAACCCTGGTGGCCCTCGGCGCCGAGGTGCGCTGGGCCAGCTGCAACATCTTCTCCACCCAGGACCACGCCGCTGCGGCCATCGCCGCCGCCAGCATCCCCGTGTTTGCCTACAAGGGCGAAACCCTGGATGAGTACTGGGCCTTCACCCACCGCATCCTCGAGTGGCACGACGGCGGCACGCCCAACATGATCCTCGACGACGGTGGCGATGCCACCGGTCTGGTGATCCTGGGCACCCGGGCCGAGAGCGATCCCTCGGTGCTCGACAACCCCTCCAACGAGGAGGAGACCGCCCTCTTCAACAGCATCCGCCAGAAGCTGGCCGCCCAGCCCGGTTTCTACTCGCGCATCAAGCCCGCCATCCAGGGCGTCACCGAGGAGACCACCACCGGTGTGGCCCGCCTCTACCAGCTGCAGAAGAGCGGTGAGCTGCCCTTCCCGGCGATCAACGTCAACGACTCGGTGACGAAGAGCAAGTTCGACAACCTCTACGGCTGCCGCGAGTCGCTGGTGGACAGCATCAAGCGCGCCACCGATGTGATGGTGGCCGGCAAGGTGGCCCTGGTGCTGGGCTATGGCGATGTGGGCAAGGGTTCGGCCCAGTCGCTGCGGGGCCTCGGTGCCACCGTGATGATCGCCGAGATCGATCCGATCTGCGCCCTGCAGGCCGCCATGGAGGGCTACCGCGTGGTGCGTCTCGACGACGTGGTGCGCGATGTGGACATCTTCGTGACCGCCACCGGCAACTTCCAGGTGATCCGCCATGAGCACCTGATCCAGATGAAGGATCAGGCGATCGTGTGCAACATCGGCCACTTCGACAACGAGATCGATGTGGCTTCGCTCAAGCAGTACCCCTGGGACAACATCAAGCCCCAGGTGGACCACATCCTGCTGCCCTCCGGCAACAAGATCATCCTGCTGGCCGAGGGCCGGCTGGTGAACCTGGGCTGCGCCACCGGCCACCCCAGCTTCGTGATGAGCAACTCCTTCACCAACCAGGTGCTAGCCCAGATCGAGCTGTTCACCAAGGGCGAGCAGTACGCCAAAGAGGTGTATGTGCTGCCCAAGCACCTCGATGAGATGGTGGCCCGCCTGCACCTCGACAAGATCGGCGCCAGGCTCACCGAGCTCACCGCCGAGCAGGCCGCTTACATCAACGTGCCTGTGGAAGGGCCCTACAAGCTCGAGCACTACCGCTACTGA
- a CDS encoding single-stranded DNA-binding protein, with translation MGVNSITLVGRAGRDPEVRYFESGSVVANLTLAVNRRSSGDEPDWFNLEIWGKQAQVAADYVRKGSLLGIIGSFKLDRWTDKGTGEERSKPVIRVDRLELLGSKRDSEAMGGGSGSSFGGGGDAGFGGEPSEEDVPF, from the coding sequence ATGGGCGTCAATTCCATCACCCTGGTCGGCCGTGCCGGCCGCGACCCTGAAGTGCGCTACTTCGAGTCCGGCAGCGTGGTGGCCAACCTCACCCTGGCGGTGAACCGCCGCAGTTCCGGCGACGAACCCGACTGGTTCAATCTGGAGATCTGGGGCAAGCAGGCCCAGGTGGCCGCCGACTACGTCCGCAAGGGCTCCCTGCTCGGCATCATCGGCAGCTTCAAGCTCGACCGCTGGACCGACAAGGGCACCGGCGAGGAGCGCAGCAAGCCGGTGATCCGGGTCGACCGCCTGGAGCTGCTGGGCTCCAAGCGCGACAGCGAGGCCATGGGCGGCGGCAGCGGCAGCAGCTTCGGCGGCGGCGGCGACGCCGGCTTCGGCGGCGAGCCCAGCGAGGAGGACGTGCCCTTCTGA
- a CDS encoding rod shape-determining protein MreD codes for MSVLLRQRWTPFTAGVVPLLVLAAPAPLQLAGVPPSWAALWLLPWALVDGPFSGAAAGLALGLILDGLHAGPISEVPALTLLGWWWGRLGRRAAPIERSLNLGLLALLGTALQGVLIWLQQLWWGETNVAALHTLVAQTLLTALLAPLLCSLQLLFWRQLAPGLKG; via the coding sequence ATGAGCGTGCTGCTTCGCCAACGTTGGACGCCCTTCACGGCTGGGGTGGTGCCCCTGCTGGTGCTGGCTGCCCCGGCGCCGCTGCAGCTGGCGGGGGTGCCGCCCTCCTGGGCCGCGCTCTGGCTGCTGCCCTGGGCGCTGGTGGATGGTCCGTTCTCCGGCGCGGCGGCGGGACTGGCCCTGGGGCTGATCCTCGACGGTCTCCATGCGGGGCCGATCAGCGAGGTCCCTGCTCTCACGCTGCTGGGCTGGTGGTGGGGGCGCCTGGGCCGCAGGGCTGCGCCGATCGAGCGCAGCCTCAACCTGGGCCTGCTGGCCCTGTTGGGCACCGCCCTGCAGGGGGTGCTGATCTGGTTGCAGCAGCTCTGGTGGGGAGAGACCAACGTGGCGGCCCTGCACACCCTGGTGGCCCAGACCCTGCTCACCGCGTTGCTGGCGCCCCTGCTCTGTTCCCTGCAGCTGTTGTTCTGGCGCCAGCTGGCGCCCGGTCTGAAGGGCTGA
- the mreC gene encoding rod shape-determining protein MreC, which translates to MALQGRGLRLSPRRLASLAWPWLLLLALLVGLRLSKGAGVLDVYALLSRPFWPGSAQSEWLTAAQRLDRQSRLRQLEADNQRLRGLLDLGRADPALVGAPVISRQAEGWWQQLLIGRGGLQGIAAGDAVIAPGGLLGRVASVTPTTATVLLLTDSSSRIGVWVGNRQRHGLLVGAGTSRPLLRFIEQDGGVRPGDVVTTSPASTLLPPNLTVGVVQSVNERAVPAPEAVVQLSAPVNAVDWVQVQVQRSGDRP; encoded by the coding sequence ATGGCATTGCAGGGCCGCGGGCTGCGCCTTTCGCCACGGCGCCTGGCCAGCCTGGCCTGGCCCTGGTTGCTGCTGCTGGCGCTGCTGGTGGGTCTGCGTCTGAGCAAGGGGGCCGGCGTTCTTGATGTCTATGCGCTGCTCAGCCGGCCCTTCTGGCCGGGCAGCGCCCAGTCGGAGTGGCTCACGGCGGCCCAGCGCCTCGACCGCCAGTCGCGACTGCGGCAGCTGGAGGCCGATAATCAGCGGCTGCGCGGGTTGCTGGATCTGGGCCGGGCGGATCCGGCCCTGGTGGGCGCTCCGGTGATTTCCCGCCAGGCCGAGGGCTGGTGGCAGCAGCTGCTGATCGGCCGCGGCGGTCTGCAGGGGATCGCTGCCGGGGATGCCGTGATCGCCCCAGGCGGTCTGCTGGGGCGGGTGGCCAGCGTCACCCCCACCACGGCCACTGTTCTCCTGCTCACCGACTCCTCCAGCAGGATCGGGGTGTGGGTGGGGAACCGCCAGCGCCACGGCCTGCTGGTGGGAGCCGGCACCTCCCGGCCGCTGTTGCGCTTCATCGAGCAGGATGGGGGCGTGCGGCCCGGGGATGTGGTGACAACCTCGCCCGCCAGTACGCTGTTGCCCCCCAATCTCACGGTCGGGGTGGTGCAGAGCGTCAACGAGCGTGCGGTGCCAGCGCCGGAGGCGGTGGTGCAGTTGAGTGCTCCGGTGAATGCGGTCGACTGGGTGCAGGTTCAGGTGCAGCGGAGTGGCGACCGCCCATGA